The following are encoded in a window of Planctomycetaceae bacterium genomic DNA:
- a CDS encoding DUF4091 domain-containing protein produces MQHKSICHWISIFALLFLFTATAHCNPHLQTWTIDPLTKVFKDTQLTNSDVPFTEVARGEYATLQIVVRSDKKVESLTASLEPLMLNKTHKLENIKIRFVGYIPYKLSAAEPSSDRLVSPPAMCPDILLDDKTITLEPNQNQPIWLTIEIPTNTAPGIYTGSIKIAGLAAGQPLTSSITIHVKVYDVTLGKSRLWLTNWFYMSRYRQTESTDANLAKLEKFSPTYWDLMRKYARNMAQHRLNMALISPLEMTEYSFAPDGRFKFDFTNFDRAVRIFINEGVIGRIEGGHLGGRINNEWTNQFETYIYKLKFGKFIKTGAEPSSAEAVDFYSQFLPALAEHLKRNNWLNIYYQHIADEPIVGNAKSYDSFVKLVRKYAPQFKIIEACHTTKLTEPINIWVPQLNYLKQNFDFYKQRQRSGDEVWFYTCMYPQGEFANRFLELPLLKTRILHWINFRYGITGYLHWGYNFWNNNPYKNIGFEHTKMPDGDEWIVYPGIDGPLDSIRFEALRDGVDDYELLSMLAESNPDAAMRLAAKHVAAFDEYNVNIKTFRQTRRQLLEMLAKK; encoded by the coding sequence ATGCAGCATAAATCAATATGCCACTGGATATCAATTTTTGCTTTACTATTTTTATTTACTGCCACAGCCCATTGTAATCCACATCTGCAAACATGGACAATCGACCCTCTGACAAAAGTTTTTAAAGACACACAGCTTACTAATTCCGATGTGCCATTTACCGAAGTCGCTCGCGGCGAATACGCGACGCTGCAAATCGTCGTCCGCTCTGACAAAAAAGTAGAATCATTAACTGCTTCGCTTGAACCGTTAATGCTCAACAAAACTCACAAACTCGAAAACATCAAAATACGTTTCGTCGGCTATATCCCTTACAAACTCTCTGCCGCCGAACCATCCTCAGATCGCCTCGTTAGTCCCCCTGCTATGTGTCCGGACATTTTGCTCGACGACAAAACGATAACACTTGAACCAAATCAAAATCAGCCGATATGGCTCACAATAGAAATCCCGACAAACACCGCGCCAGGCATTTATACAGGCAGTATAAAAATCGCAGGTTTAGCTGCCGGCCAACCTCTCACATCGAGCATTACAATCCACGTAAAGGTTTACGATGTTACACTCGGCAAATCGCGTCTTTGGCTGACGAACTGGTTTTATATGAGCAGGTACCGCCAGACAGAATCCACTGACGCTAATCTTGCCAAACTGGAAAAATTTTCGCCGACATATTGGGATTTGATGCGTAAGTACGCCCGCAATATGGCGCAGCATCGCCTGAATATGGCGTTGATTTCGCCGCTTGAAATGACAGAATACTCTTTCGCACCGGATGGCAGATTTAAGTTTGATTTTACTAATTTCGACCGTGCCGTCAGAATTTTCATCAATGAAGGCGTAATTGGCAGAATCGAAGGCGGCCATCTCGGCGGCAGGATAAACAACGAATGGACGAACCAGTTCGAGACTTATATTTACAAATTAAAATTCGGCAAATTCATAAAAACCGGCGCCGAGCCGTCCAGTGCCGAGGCCGTTGATTTTTATTCACAGTTTCTGCCCGCACTTGCCGAGCATCTCAAACGGAACAACTGGCTGAACATCTACTACCAGCACATCGCCGACGAACCGATAGTCGGAAATGCGAAAAGTTACGACTCGTTTGTCAAACTGGTTCGCAAATATGCTCCGCAGTTTAAAATCATAGAAGCCTGCCACACCACGAAGCTGACCGAGCCGATTAATATATGGGTTCCGCAGCTTAATTACCTCAAGCAGAATTTCGATTTTTATAAACAACGTCAGCGTTCAGGTGATGAAGTCTGGTTTTACACGTGCATGTATCCGCAGGGCGAATTTGCCAATCGCTTCCTTGAACTGCCGTTACTGAAGACGCGGATTTTGCACTGGATAAATTTCAGATACGGCATTACCGGCTATCTCCACTGGGGCTATAATTTCTGGAACAACAATCCGTATAAAAACATTGGCTTTGAGCACACAAAAATGCCGGACGGCGACGAGTGGATAGTTTACCCCGGCATAGATGGCCCGCTTGATTCGATTCGTTTTGAGGCGTTGCGTGACGGCGTGGACGATTACGAGCTTTTGAGTATGTTAGCCGAATCGAATCCCGATGCCGCGATGAGACTTGCCGCAAAGCACGTTGCAGCATTTGATGAATACAACGTGAACATTAAGACATTCCGTCAAACTCGCCGCCAGTTATTGGAAATGCTCGCGAAAAAATAA
- a CDS encoding phosphoglycerate kinase: MAKKTVADIDVKGKRVLMRVDFNVPIDASGNITSDNRIVMALPTIKTIVEKGGRVILMSHLGRPDGEKKLEFTMKPVAKRLGELLGKEVFFADDCIGPNVKAKAMALKDGEVLLLENVRFYKAEEIKDKKAKDDAALRKTKDDFARQIAELGDVYVDDAFGTAHRDNASMLTVPQMMGSKPKVVGLLVEKELKFLGDTINNPVHPFVAILGGAKVSDKLAVIENLLSKVDRIIIGGAMAYTFFKANGRKIGKSLCEDDFIEKAKELFGKAKAANCELILPIDDVIAAEVKEGAENKVVTGDIPDGWMGLDIGPASRKLFIDKLADAKTVVWNGPMGVFEKKPFDEGTKAVAQAVADATQKNGAKSIIGGGDSASAIKKMKLSDKVTHVSTGGGASLEFLEGKKFKAIEILDEK; the protein is encoded by the coding sequence ATGGCAAAAAAAACAGTAGCAGACATTGATGTAAAAGGTAAAAGAGTTTTGATGAGGGTCGATTTCAACGTCCCCATCGACGCCAGTGGAAACATCACCTCTGATAATCGTATCGTAATGGCATTGCCGACAATTAAGACAATCGTCGAAAAAGGCGGCAGAGTTATTCTTATGTCCCACCTCGGCAGACCCGATGGCGAAAAGAAACTCGAGTTCACAATGAAGCCCGTCGCAAAAAGACTTGGCGAACTTCTTGGCAAAGAGGTCTTTTTCGCTGACGACTGCATCGGCCCGAACGTAAAGGCAAAAGCAATGGCGTTAAAAGATGGCGAAGTTCTGCTTCTTGAAAACGTCCGCTTCTATAAGGCAGAAGAAATCAAAGACAAAAAGGCAAAAGACGACGCCGCACTTCGCAAGACAAAAGACGATTTCGCCAGACAGATTGCCGAACTTGGCGATGTATATGTCGATGATGCGTTCGGAACAGCTCACCGCGACAACGCTTCAATGCTCACAGTTCCACAAATGATGGGCAGCAAACCAAAGGTTGTCGGTCTCCTCGTTGAAAAAGAACTTAAATTCCTTGGCGATACAATTAATAATCCGGTTCATCCATTCGTTGCGATTCTTGGCGGCGCAAAAGTTTCTGACAAACTCGCTGTTATCGAAAATCTCTTGAGCAAAGTTGATAGAATCATCATCGGCGGCGCAATGGCTTATACCTTCTTCAAAGCAAATGGCAGAAAAATCGGCAAGAGCCTTTGCGAAGACGATTTTATTGAAAAAGCAAAAGAACTGTTCGGCAAAGCAAAAGCCGCGAATTGCGAATTGATTCTTCCGATAGATGATGTGATTGCCGCAGAGGTTAAGGAAGGCGCCGAGAATAAAGTTGTTACCGGCGACATTCCAGACGGCTGGATGGGTCTTGACATTGGACCGGCTTCGAGAAAGCTGTTTATAGATAAACTCGCAGATGCCAAAACTGTTGTTTGGAACGGTCCGATGGGCGTTTTCGAAAAGAAGCCGTTTGACGAAGGCACAAAGGCAGTCGCACAGGCAGTTGCAGATGCAACACAGAAAAACGGTGCAAAGAGCATCATTGGCGGCGGCGACAGTGCAAGCGCAATCAAGAAGATGAAGCTTTCTGACAAGGTTACCCACGTCTCCACCGGCGGCGGTGCAAGCCTTGAATTTCTCGAGGGCAAAAAATTCAAAGCCATCGAAATTCTCGACGAAAAATAA
- the gap gene encoding type I glyceraldehyde-3-phosphate dehydrogenase — protein MATKIAINGFGRIGRLVFRALVEQGLFGSKFDVVAVGDIVPADNLAYLMKYDSVQGKFNGTVSSKKSSPDKEADDVLVVNGKDILVVSAKTPAELPWAKLGVQIVIESTGLFTAAEKAKGHIDAGAKKVLITAPAKGDDITVVMGVNDDKYDAAKHNIISNASCTTNCLAPVVHVLLKEGIGLVEGLMTTIHAYTATQKTVDGPSKKDWKGGRTAAQNVIPSSTGAAKAVGLVLPEVKGKLTGMAFRVPVPTVSVVDLTFKSVKDTSIAEIKALMKKASETYLKDILGYTEDEVVSSDFIHDKRSSIFDAGASIELNKNFFKLVSWYDNEWGYSNRTIDLLKKIAK, from the coding sequence ATGGCAACAAAGATTGCAATTAATGGCTTTGGCCGAATCGGACGTCTGGTTTTCCGTGCTCTGGTTGAGCAAGGCCTGTTTGGCTCAAAGTTTGACGTAGTAGCTGTTGGCGATATCGTCCCCGCTGACAACCTCGCTTATCTGATGAAATACGATTCAGTTCAGGGAAAATTCAACGGCACAGTAAGCTCAAAGAAATCATCACCAGACAAAGAAGCTGATGATGTTCTGGTTGTAAACGGCAAAGACATTCTCGTTGTAAGCGCAAAGACACCTGCCGAACTGCCCTGGGCAAAACTCGGTGTGCAGATTGTTATTGAATCAACAGGCTTGTTCACAGCCGCTGAAAAAGCAAAAGGTCATATCGACGCCGGCGCAAAGAAAGTTCTCATTACAGCTCCTGCAAAAGGCGATGACATCACGGTTGTTATGGGCGTAAACGATGACAAGTATGATGCTGCAAAACACAACATCATTTCTAACGCATCATGCACAACAAACTGCCTGGCTCCTGTTGTTCACGTTCTGTTGAAAGAAGGCATCGGCCTTGTTGAAGGTCTTATGACGACAATCCACGCTTACACAGCGACACAGAAGACAGTTGATGGTCCATCCAAGAAAGATTGGAAAGGCGGCCGTACGGCGGCACAGAACGTTATCCCATCATCTACTGGCGCAGCAAAGGCCGTAGGTCTTGTTCTTCCGGAAGTAAAAGGCAAATTGACCGGCATGGCTTTCCGCGTTCCGGTTCCGACAGTTTCAGTTGTTGACCTGACATTCAAATCGGTTAAGGACACTTCAATTGCTGAAATTAAAGCTCTGATGAAGAAAGCAAGCGAAACATATCTGAAAGACATCCTCGGCTACACAGAAGACGAAGTTGTATCGAGCGATTTCATTCACGATAAGCGCTCGTCTATTTTCGATGCCGGCGCTTCGATTGAGTTGAACAAGAATTTCTTCAAACTCGTAAGCTGGTATGATAATGAGTGGGGTTATTCGAATCGTACAATCGACCTGCTCAAGAAGATTGCAAAATAA
- a CDS encoding SIR2 family protein — protein MEIPPQLKSNIQEGKVVLMLGAGASMEAKNDKGETAPSGKKLGELLAKEFLNLDCKDYPLNQISELAMSESDLVTVQEYIRKVFEPFEPTKQHRLLSKFNWYGLATTNFDRLVEKAYSSDQNPLQIVVPFIDNTDRIDDKLRNQKSIPYLKLHGCITRTASTDAPLILTTDQYVQYRDGRCRVFDMFKCWCYEHIIVFVGYSFQDPNLRQILLEINKEISIARPKYYIVSPDVLKPIENMWAKKNIDVMQGTFNEFMTTIDKEISSPFRALKVQSTLEEFPISERFVKKEIVLSETAKQFLKTDIEYVKAVKVENITDPRSFYKGMDLGWYPIIQNLDVRRKLVDSVLTDHFIDKPGKLSKLQFIVIRAHAGAGKKTLLRRIAWDATHDYGCLCLYMKKFGCVSSAALKEIISLTEERVFLFIEEITDRVRELIGLINNLGEAGNLVTLITTARTNEWNISCSTLSEYVTTEYELKYLSHKDIDNLLSLLEKHKALGILERLNPQKRKDALTEQAGRQLLVALHEATFGKSFVEIIRDEYEKIKPFDAQKIYLSICVLNRLNIPVRAGLISRIYGVSFSDFEKRFFAPLEQIVNTKLNPVIRDYEYTARHPHIAEIIFENILYQAEDKLHEYIKYLQHMNISYQSDRQAFFHLIRANEILSYFSDYSMGKQIYEIAQKIAPNNQELLHQMAIYEMKRPNGSLVTAKQLIDKAYEINPNNYTVIHSIAELKLRIAEQAKTELEFNKCLDDAEAICLQNSRFLDSHGIATLIKSELMRLERKLKSDLSHVSDEELGEIIKNIETHLENGLQNFPGESYLLTLEADLAKLTSDSDRVIKALERSFELNPRKVYIASRLARCYQENNDNGKAIEILKKALDADSSKKELHYSYGKALLTTPDISGEILEYHFKRSYSPGDKNYDAQLLYARQLFINGNYPESKNIFAELKYVRLSFELKNMPRYPLETIYQGEICRIESTYCFIARDGISDRIYCHEDNVDEITWKNMAVGTRVQFKLAFNMHGAVATDISINS, from the coding sequence ATGGAAATACCACCGCAATTAAAATCTAATATACAAGAAGGTAAAGTTGTACTAATGCTCGGTGCGGGTGCTTCGATGGAGGCCAAAAACGATAAAGGTGAAACCGCACCTTCTGGTAAAAAACTAGGAGAACTTTTAGCAAAAGAATTTCTTAACTTGGATTGTAAGGATTATCCTCTTAATCAGATTTCAGAATTAGCTATGAGTGAATCGGATCTGGTTACAGTACAAGAATATATTCGTAAAGTATTCGAGCCTTTTGAGCCAACAAAGCAACACCGTTTATTGAGCAAATTCAATTGGTATGGTCTTGCAACAACAAATTTTGATAGACTTGTAGAAAAAGCTTATAGTAGCGACCAAAATCCATTACAAATAGTCGTACCTTTTATAGATAATACTGATCGTATTGATGATAAACTACGTAACCAAAAGTCGATACCATACCTTAAACTACATGGTTGTATCACTCGAACGGCAAGTACAGATGCGCCCTTAATTCTAACCACCGATCAATATGTGCAATACAGAGATGGTAGATGTCGTGTTTTTGACATGTTCAAATGCTGGTGCTACGAACATATAATAGTCTTTGTTGGTTATAGTTTCCAAGATCCCAATTTGAGGCAAATATTGCTTGAAATAAATAAGGAAATTTCCATAGCTCGTCCAAAGTATTATATTGTTTCTCCTGACGTTCTAAAACCTATAGAAAACATGTGGGCAAAGAAAAATATTGATGTTATGCAAGGTACATTTAATGAGTTTATGACAACTATAGACAAGGAAATCAGTTCTCCTTTTAGAGCCTTGAAAGTACAAAGCACTCTTGAAGAATTTCCCATTTCTGAAAGATTCGTCAAAAAAGAAATAGTACTTAGTGAGACAGCAAAACAATTTCTGAAGACAGATATAGAATATGTAAAGGCGGTAAAAGTTGAAAATATCACAGACCCACGAAGTTTTTACAAAGGAATGGATTTAGGTTGGTATCCAATTATTCAAAACCTTGATGTGCGAAGAAAACTTGTAGATTCAGTACTAACAGACCATTTCATAGACAAACCTGGTAAACTCAGTAAGCTACAATTTATAGTAATTAGAGCTCATGCTGGTGCAGGCAAAAAAACATTACTACGTCGAATCGCGTGGGATGCCACCCATGATTATGGATGTCTCTGTTTGTATATGAAAAAGTTTGGGTGTGTAAGTTCAGCGGCCCTAAAAGAAATTATTAGTTTAACCGAGGAAAGAGTTTTTTTGTTCATTGAAGAAATTACTGACAGAGTCCGTGAACTAATTGGTTTGATTAACAATTTAGGGGAAGCAGGTAACCTTGTAACATTAATAACAACCGCACGAACAAATGAGTGGAATATTTCGTGTTCTACTTTGTCTGAATATGTAACTACTGAATATGAACTAAAATATTTATCACATAAGGATATAGATAATTTATTATCACTTTTAGAAAAACATAAAGCACTAGGAATACTTGAGAGATTGAATCCTCAGAAACGTAAAGATGCTTTAACTGAGCAAGCTGGAAGACAATTATTAGTTGCATTACATGAAGCAACTTTCGGCAAATCTTTTGTTGAGATAATTCGAGATGAATATGAAAAGATTAAGCCTTTTGATGCTCAGAAAATCTACCTTTCAATATGCGTTTTGAATAGATTAAATATTCCGGTACGTGCGGGACTAATTTCGCGAATATATGGAGTAAGTTTTAGTGATTTTGAAAAACGTTTTTTTGCACCACTGGAACAGATAGTAAATACAAAGTTGAATCCCGTAATTAGGGATTATGAGTATACAGCCAGGCACCCTCATATTGCTGAGATTATATTCGAAAATATTTTGTATCAAGCTGAGGACAAATTGCATGAATACATTAAATACTTACAACATATGAATATTTCATACCAGTCCGATAGACAAGCTTTCTTCCATCTGATTCGAGCGAATGAAATTCTTAGTTACTTTAGTGATTATTCTATGGGCAAACAGATTTATGAGATCGCTCAGAAAATTGCTCCTAACAATCAAGAACTGCTTCATCAGATGGCGATTTATGAGATGAAAAGACCTAATGGCAGTTTAGTTACAGCCAAACAATTGATAGACAAAGCATATGAAATAAATCCAAATAATTACACAGTTATTCATTCTATAGCAGAGCTTAAACTGCGTATTGCAGAACAAGCAAAAACTGAACTTGAATTCAATAAGTGTTTAGACGATGCAGAGGCTATATGCTTACAGAACTCCCGTTTTCTTGATTCTCATGGTATCGCGACTCTGATTAAATCCGAATTAATGAGGTTGGAGAGAAAATTAAAATCTGACCTTTCTCATGTATCAGACGAAGAGTTAGGAGAAATCATAAAAAACATTGAAACACATTTGGAGAACGGTTTACAAAATTTCCCCGGCGAGTCTTATTTATTGACATTAGAAGCGGATTTAGCAAAACTCACATCTGATTCTGATAGGGTTATTAAGGCGTTAGAACGGTCTTTTGAGTTGAATCCTCGAAAAGTTTACATAGCATCAAGGCTGGCAAGATGTTATCAAGAAAACAACGATAATGGCAAAGCAATAGAGATACTAAAAAAAGCACTTGATGCAGACAGCAGTAAAAAAGAACTTCATTATTCATATGGCAAAGCGTTATTAACGACACCGGATATATCTGGTGAAATTTTAGAATATCATTTTAAGCGATCTTATTCTCCGGGAGACAAAAATTATGATGCTCAGTTGTTATATGCTCGTCAGTTGTTTATAAATGGTAATTACCCAGAGAGTAAAAATATTTTCGCGGAGTTGAAATATGTCAGATTATCGTTTGAATTGAAAAATATGCCTCGATATCCTTTGGAAACGATATACCAAGGAGAAATATGTCGTATTGAATCAACGTACTGTTTTATCGCAAGAGACGGTATTTCCGATAGGATATACTGCCATGAGGATAATGTGGACGAGATAACATGGAAGAATATGGCCGTAGGAACTCGCGTGCAATTTAAGTTAGCATTTAATATGCATGGGGCTGTAGCTACTGATATTTCAATCAACTCTTAG
- a CDS encoding amidohydrolase family protein has product MADKIIDFHTHAFSDEFAPKAMQALTRDHPEIPYFLDSTIGALLKSMDNAGIEKSVICSIATKPKQFQTILDWSLQIQSDRIIPLGSVHPTDPQRDEHIKQIAQAGLKGIKMHPYYQDFDLDADSMFGLYEQLCKYDLFLVMHTGFDVAFEFIDRAGPTKILNVVNKFPELKLITTHFGAWQQWEAVANELIGKNIYMEISFALDYLQPAEAKRLLESHPADYILFGTDSPWRKQDGTLNLLRKLNLEPERMDKILYGNAKRLLNM; this is encoded by the coding sequence ATGGCTGATAAAATCATCGATTTTCATACCCATGCGTTCAGCGATGAATTCGCACCCAAAGCGATGCAGGCTTTGACCAGAGATCATCCGGAAATACCATATTTTCTCGACAGCACAATCGGTGCACTGCTTAAATCCATGGATAACGCAGGTATCGAAAAAAGCGTTATATGCTCTATCGCAACCAAGCCCAAACAATTTCAAACTATTCTCGACTGGTCATTGCAAATCCAGTCTGACAGGATTATTCCGCTTGGCTCGGTTCATCCGACTGACCCGCAGCGCGATGAACATATAAAACAAATCGCACAGGCCGGCCTCAAGGGAATCAAGATGCATCCTTACTATCAGGATTTTGATCTTGACGCTGATTCAATGTTCGGGCTGTATGAGCAGCTATGCAAATACGATTTGTTTCTCGTTATGCACACCGGTTTCGATGTGGCGTTCGAGTTTATCGACAGGGCAGGGCCGACAAAAATTCTCAATGTCGTAAATAAATTTCCGGAGCTGAAATTAATCACTACGCACTTCGGAGCCTGGCAGCAGTGGGAAGCGGTTGCAAACGAACTCATCGGCAAAAATATTTATATGGAAATATCGTTCGCACTGGATTATTTGCAGCCGGCAGAGGCAAAGAGACTTTTAGAATCGCATCCGGCCGATTATATTTTATTCGGCACGGACAGTCCGTGGCGAAAACAGGACGGCACACTTAATCTGCTGCGAAAATTGAATCTCGAGCCGGAGAGAATGGATAAAATTCTCTACGGCAATGCGAAACGATTATTAAATATGTAA
- a CDS encoding AlpA family phage regulatory protein, with protein MTEDAENLLTAKTVGERLSLSKRQIFRLNSSGKIPAPIRIGGSVRWRQSDIKRWVDLNCPERKFFELKKGN; from the coding sequence ATGACAGAAGATGCGGAAAACCTTTTAACTGCAAAAACAGTTGGTGAAAGGTTGTCGTTGAGTAAGCGGCAAATTTTCAGATTAAACAGCAGCGGCAAAATTCCTGCTCCGATACGCATTGGCGGTAGTGTGCGATGGAGACAGTCTGATATAAAGCGATGGGTAGATTTAAATTGTCCAGAAAGAAAATTTTTTGAATTAAAGAAAGGGAATTAA
- a CDS encoding AAA family ATPase — translation MTDNTENKVVIKSFAEIEAKKTEWLWPDKIPLGTLSLIVGYPNSGKTFLTMFIASRVTTGESWPDIVGDGNIARSVIIFTAEDDLNRTVRIRLEAAGADLNRVKIVFRSIEHGNEKCNVEILNLSENIPLLEKSIQEVGDVGLVIIDPITAYMGGKNQNSNSEVRDFLTPLTKLAEKHNVAIIGLSHFNKNFESKAIYRAMGSVGFIAAARAVWAVVLDQNNKDRRLFLPVKLNLAKEPKGLAYRLVDTEISKEDNIFKTALCEFESGAVDITIESILDIENSQKKTTSCITEATEFLTNILSEGSKPANEIVEQAKNAGISGRTLGRAKARLNIKSEQKRTEGQIESWIWSLPKELTKQININEES, via the coding sequence ATGACAGATAATACTGAAAACAAAGTTGTCATTAAAAGTTTTGCAGAAATAGAAGCAAAGAAAACGGAATGGTTATGGCCTGATAAAATCCCATTAGGGACACTATCCCTAATAGTAGGCTATCCCAATTCAGGCAAAACATTTTTAACAATGTTTATTGCCTCGCGTGTAACCACTGGGGAATCTTGGCCTGATATTGTAGGAGATGGTAATATAGCGAGGTCAGTAATTATTTTTACGGCAGAAGACGATTTAAATCGAACAGTACGAATTAGATTAGAAGCAGCAGGAGCAGATTTAAATCGAGTAAAAATAGTTTTCAGGAGCATTGAACATGGTAACGAGAAATGTAATGTCGAGATTTTAAATCTTTCAGAAAATATACCGCTTTTAGAAAAAAGCATCCAAGAAGTAGGCGATGTCGGATTGGTTATAATTGACCCGATAACTGCCTATATGGGGGGCAAAAACCAAAATAGTAATTCGGAAGTTCGGGACTTTTTAACGCCTTTGACTAAGTTAGCTGAAAAACACAATGTAGCAATAATAGGGTTAAGTCATTTCAACAAAAATTTTGAGAGTAAAGCGATTTATCGTGCAATGGGGTCTGTTGGCTTTATAGCAGCAGCAAGGGCAGTGTGGGCTGTTGTATTAGACCAAAATAATAAAGACAGGCGACTTTTTCTGCCGGTCAAACTGAATTTAGCTAAAGAACCGAAGGGGTTAGCGTATAGATTGGTTGATACTGAAATTTCTAAAGAGGATAACATTTTCAAAACTGCTCTTTGTGAGTTTGAATCTGGGGCAGTAGATATTACTATTGAAAGTATTCTTGATATTGAAAACAGCCAAAAAAAAACGACGTCTTGTATTACAGAGGCTACGGAATTTTTGACTAATATATTATCCGAAGGCAGTAAACCTGCTAATGAGATAGTAGAACAGGCAAAAAATGCTGGGATTTCAGGACGTACGTTAGGTAGAGCAAAAGCAAGACTTAATATTAAATCTGAACAGAAACGTACAGAAGGACAAATTGAAAGTTGGATATGGTCATTACCAAAAGAATTGACGAAACAGATAAATATTAACGAAGAATCCTAA